In Stigmatopora nigra isolate UIUO_SnigA chromosome 2, RoL_Snig_1.1, whole genome shotgun sequence, a single window of DNA contains:
- the LOC144183357 gene encoding SKI family transcriptional corepressor 1 homolog-B-like, with translation MEAIPAGRDSSSSPGSKQELSYSTPSNLKPNQVGETVLYGIPIVSLVIDCQERLCLAQISNTLLKNYSYNEIHNRRVALGITCVQCTPVQLEILRRAGAMPISSRRCGMITKREAERLCKSFLGAHSPPKLPENFAFDVCHECAWGSRGSFIPARYNSSRAKCIKCSYCNMYFSPNKFIFHSHRTPESKYTQPDAANFNSWRRHLKLTEKSNQMDILHAWEDVKAMFNGGSRKRTLPNCGSDSGSPLKSHGPPNLHRQSPEIPAKILGCDDSRVSVGPRSYPVIPVPSKGFGMLQKIPPPLFPHPYGFPAFGLCPKKDDGSGTGGGIIGEQSKAALLWTGKDSAYPSFPVFWPAAAAAAAAAGALPLPPYPQNPHKAPPELLPLHRLADADVSESTDMSTTKADNDRCSSTQSTRNEDDKSGDEGRPLEGPASSSAVAVSAPRKASYVSAFRPVIKDADCIAKLYGSRGAYSRSGYLSPDFLSESSSYRSASPCVDSEGDADVDVDVEVESSKTPEDEDPYRPLSLMCPRSPPPGLTHDLPPSDSDSKGAPAQEMDALESQKASPRVGSFDRDGQNKHLTDANVVAPFCQVFMQERSELQQARSPYHFRPASYSPAGLTTRDENASKEEPSSTVEEVESKSLHEQSSDDNMREQDEDEESARALNPQRGIRNMAKEELQKQLLEQVELRKKLEREFQHLKDNFQDQMKRELSYREEMVQQLHIVREAHDALHHFSCKMLTPRHCTGSCTFKSPLLPP, from the exons ACTCCAGCTCGTCGCCGGGCTCCAAGCAAGAACTTTCCTACTCCACCCCCAGCAACCtgaagcccaaccaagtgggcGAGACGGTTCTGTACGGAATACCCATCGTGTCCCTGGTGATAGACTGCCAGGAGAGGTTGTGCCTAGCGCAGATCTCCAACACTTTGCTGAAGAATTATAGTTACAACGAGATCCACAACCGGCGCGTGGCGCTGGGCATAACCTGCGTGCAGTGCACCCCGGTCCAGCTGGAGATCCTTCGCAGGGCCGGCGCTATGCCCATCTCCTCCCGGAGGTGCGGCATGATCACCAAACGCGAGGCCGAGAGACTGTGCAAGTCCTTCCTGGGGGCTCACTCGCCCCCCAAGCTTCCAGAAAATTTCGCCTTCGACGTGTGTCACGAGTGCGCGTGGGGCAGCCGAGGCAGCTTCATTCCAGCCAGGTACAACAGCTCCAGGGCCAAGTGCATCAAGTGTTCCTATTGCAACATGTATTTCTCGCCCAATAAGTTCATCTTCCACTCGCACCGCACGCCAGAGTCCAAATACACGCAGCCGGATGCGGCCAATTTCAACTCGTGGAGGCGACACCTGAAACTCACTGAAAAGAGCAACCAGATGGATATATTGCACGCGTGGGAGGACGTCAAGGCCATGTTCAACGGGGGCAGTCGCAAGAGGACGCTGCCGAACTGCGGCTCCGATTCGGGCTCGCCTCTCAAGTCTCACGGCCCCCCGAACCTCCACCGCCAGTCGCCCGAAATCCCCGCCAAGATCCTCGGCTGCGATGACAGCCGCGTCAGCGTGGGCCCGCGCAGTTACCCGGTCATCCCGGTTCCGAGTAAGGGTTTCGGCATGCTGCAGAAGATTCCACCACCGCTCTTCCCGCACCCGTACGGCTTCCCGGCGTTCGGCCTGTGCCCGAAAAAGGACGACGGTAGCGGCACTGGCGGTGGCATCATTGGCGAGCAGAGCAAGGCGGCTCTCCTGTGGACTGGCAAGGACAGCGCCTACCCGTCCTTCCCGGTCTTCTGGCCGGCTGCAGCGGCGGCTGCAGCGGCGGCGGGTGCCCTCCCCTTGCCTCCCTACCCTCAAAACCCCCATAAAGCTCCACCCGAACTGCTCCCTCTACACAGACTCGCCGACGCGGACGTTTCCGAGTCCACCGACATGTCCACCACCAAGGCCGACAACGATCGCTGTTCCAGCACCCAGTCCACGCGAAACGAGGACGACAAGTCCGGGGACGAGGGGAGGCCGCTGGAAGGACCGGCCTCCTCCTCCGCTGTTGCCGTCTCGGCCCCACGGAAGGCCAGCTACGTGTCTGCCTTCCGGCCCGTAATAAAAGACGCCGACTGCATCGCCAAGTTATACGGCAGCCGAGGAGCCTACTCTCGAAGCGGCTACTTGTCTCCGGACTTTTTAAGCGAGAGCTCCAGTTACCGGTCCGCGTCTCCGTGCGTGGACAGCGAGGGCGATGCGGACGTGGATGTGGACGTGGAGGTGGAGAGCAGTAAAACGCCGGAGGACGAGGACCCCTACAGGCCACTGTCCTTGATGTGTCCCCGAAGCCCTCCTCCGGGGCTCACTCACGACTTGCCCCCCAGCGACTCGGACTCGAAGGGGGCACCGGCGCAGGAAATGGATGCACTCGAGTCCCAGAAGGCGAGCCCACGCGTGGGGTCCTTCGACAGAGATGGCCAAAACAAACACTTGACAGACGCGAACGTCGTTGCACCCTTTTGCCAA GTTTTCATGCAGGAACGAAGCGAGTTGCAACAAGCGCGCAGTCCGTATCATTTCAGACCTGCCAGCTACTCACCGGCCGGCCTCACAACTCGTG ATGAAAATGCAAGCAAAGAAGAGCCGTCTTCCACAGTGGAGGAAGTGGAAAGCAAATCTTTGCACGAACAAAGCAGCGACGATAACATGCGAGAGCAAGATGAAG ATGAAGAATCGGCAAGAGCTTTGAACCCACAAAGAGGCATACGGAATATGGCAAAAG AGGAACTACAGAAGCAATTGTTGGAACAGGTTGAACTGAGGAAAAAGCTTGAACGTGAATTTCAACATTTGAAAG